A window from Ignavibacteriota bacterium encodes these proteins:
- a CDS encoding iron-containing alcohol dehydrogenase — translation MPLLRHTYNYPTRIEYGPGAIADLPKIIKSKGLMKGLLVTDQGIEKIGLAEKLRSYFSAQSIDIFSYSDVVSNPTEQNVIDATKIYKQNNCDFIVALGGGSPIDVGKTIKVSATHDEPLEKLDDSKGGDKFIVNEMPPFFAIPTTAGTGSEVGRSSVITVKSTNKKTIIFAPKMMPDIAVLDPEVTLLLPKKLTAATGVDAFVHNLEAYIMDVFHPIADAIAKEGIYKCFKFLPIAVEDGNNAAARGEMLLASAMGATAFQKGLGINHSIAHALSVFYDTHHGLANAAVLVEVMKFNATDEKVNTKLASLGSFLGVDNNADSVIYAIEQWLLKVGMPIDLKNIGVKEEDIFGLEEYAMGDPCKPLNPKPVLTGDVTKIIKNLL, via the coding sequence ATGCCACTTTTAAGACATACTTATAATTACCCAACCAGAATTGAATATGGTCCCGGTGCTATTGCTGATTTGCCTAAAATCATAAAAAGTAAAGGTTTAATGAAAGGCTTATTAGTTACAGATCAAGGAATTGAAAAGATTGGTTTAGCAGAAAAACTTAGATCATATTTTTCTGCACAAAGTATTGACATTTTTAGTTACAGTGATGTTGTTTCAAATCCAACCGAACAAAATGTAATTGATGCCACAAAAATATATAAACAAAACAATTGCGATTTCATTGTTGCACTTGGTGGAGGTTCCCCAATAGATGTTGGGAAAACAATTAAAGTTTCTGCTACACATGATGAACCTCTTGAAAAATTAGATGATTCAAAAGGTGGAGATAAATTTATTGTAAATGAAATGCCACCATTTTTTGCAATACCTACAACTGCGGGAACTGGAAGTGAGGTTGGAAGAAGCAGCGTAATAACTGTAAAATCGACAAATAAAAAAACAATTATTTTCGCACCTAAAATGATGCCGGACATTGCTGTGCTTGATCCTGAAGTCACATTATTATTACCTAAAAAACTTACTGCTGCTACTGGTGTTGATGCATTTGTTCATAATCTAGAAGCATATATAATGGATGTTTTTCATCCAATAGCTGATGCAATTGCAAAAGAAGGGATTTACAAATGTTTTAAATTTTTACCAATTGCTGTTGAAGATGGGAACAATGCTGCTGCGAGAGGTGAAATGCTACTTGCTTCTGCAATGGGCGCAACTGCTTTTCAAAAAGGTCTCGGAATTAATCATTCAATTGCTCATGCATTAAGTGTGTTTTATGATACACATCATGGTTTAGCAAATGCAGCAGTACTTGTGGAAGTAATGAAGTTTAATGCAACTGATGAAAAAGTTAATACAAAATTGGCTTCTCTTGGTTCATTTTTAGGGGTTGATAATAATGCAGATTCTGTAATCTATGCTATAGAACAATGGTTATTAAAAGTTGGAATGCCAATTGACCTTAAAAATATTGGTGTAAAAGAAGAAGATATTTTCGGATTGGAGGAATATGCAATGGGAGATCCGTGTAAACCTTTAAATCCAAAACCGGTTTTAACTGGAGATGTTACAAAAATTATAAAAAACTTACTTTAA
- a CDS encoding aldehyde dehydrogenase family protein: MESTFKVISPIDLKVYYEGRLHNSNEIENSLILAATAQQEWKRTSLQIRKSYISKFVDEFKSNEKRICEELTWQMGRPIKYAPGEVRGTIERTLGMLDLAESSLEDIFIAEKEGFNRYIKREPLGIVFVVPAWNYPYLIAINSIVPALLAGNAVILRHSAQTPLVAERFYDAFRKSGLPEGLFQYLHLTHEDTSNVIMDPRINFVAFTGSVKGGYDIQKVAANRFIGVGLELGGKDPAYVMPDVDLNFAVENLVDGSFFNSGQSCCGIERIYVHESVYDKFIEGFIDLTKTYKLGNPLDPETTLGPVAKRSGAELTKQHIKQAIDAGARAMIDESLFPNAKADTNYLAPQVLLNVNHNMNVMYDETFGPVVGIMKVKNDDEALKLMNDSPYGLTASIWTENQDAAIKIGNQVNTGTWFMNRCDYLDPYLSWVGVKDSGRGCSLSKVGYEQLTRPKSYHLKIKH; this comes from the coding sequence ATGGAATCAACATTTAAAGTTATTTCACCTATTGATTTAAAAGTCTATTATGAAGGCAGATTACATAACTCAAATGAAATTGAAAATTCATTAATCTTAGCTGCAACAGCGCAGCAAGAATGGAAAAGAACTTCCTTACAAATAAGAAAAAGTTACATTTCAAAATTTGTTGATGAATTTAAAAGTAATGAAAAAAGAATTTGTGAAGAATTAACTTGGCAAATGGGGCGACCAATAAAATACGCACCGGGAGAAGTTAGAGGAACTATTGAACGAACTTTAGGAATGTTGGATTTAGCAGAATCTTCTTTAGAAGATATTTTTATTGCTGAAAAAGAAGGATTTAACAGATATATAAAACGAGAACCTTTGGGAATTGTATTTGTTGTTCCGGCATGGAATTATCCATATTTAATTGCAATTAATAGTATTGTTCCAGCTTTATTAGCTGGGAATGCTGTAATACTTAGACATTCAGCACAAACTCCACTTGTTGCAGAAAGGTTTTACGATGCATTCAGAAAAAGCGGTTTACCCGAAGGTTTATTTCAATATTTACATTTAACTCATGAAGATACTTCAAATGTTATAATGGACCCAAGAATCAATTTTGTTGCATTTACCGGCTCTGTAAAGGGTGGTTATGATATTCAAAAAGTTGCGGCAAATAGGTTTATTGGTGTGGGATTAGAATTAGGCGGCAAAGATCCAGCTTATGTAATGCCAGATGTCGATTTAAATTTTGCTGTTGAAAATTTAGTGGATGGTTCATTCTTTAATTCCGGTCAATCTTGCTGTGGAATTGAAAGAATTTACGTACATGAATCTGTTTACGATAAATTTATTGAAGGATTTATTGATTTAACTAAAACTTATAAATTAGGCAATCCTCTTGATCCTGAAACTACTTTGGGACCTGTTGCAAAAAGAAGTGGAGCTGAATTAACTAAACAACATATAAAACAAGCAATCGATGCAGGAGCTCGTGCAATGATTGATGAATCGTTGTTCCCAAATGCAAAAGCAGATACAAATTATCTTGCCCCGCAAGTATTATTAAATGTTAATCATAATATGAATGTAATGTATGATGAAACTTTTGGTCCGGTTGTAGGAATTATGAAAGTTAAAAACGATGATGAAGCTTTAAAATTAATGAACGATAGTCCATATGGTTTAACAGCATCTATTTGGACAGAAAACCAAGATGCTGCTATTAAAATTGGCAATCAAGTTAATACTGGAACTTGGTTTATGAATCGCTGCGATTATCTTGACCCGTATTTAAGCTGGGTTGGAGTAAAAGATTCCGGAAGAGGTTGTTCACTTTCAAAAGTTGGTTATGAACAATTAACAAGACCAAAATCTTATCATTTAAAAATCAAACATTAA
- a CDS encoding MurR/RpiR family transcriptional regulator has product MNSPLNLINKRFNNLSKSEKTVAEFVQKHIDEVVLLTTQGIASRCKTSDATVIRFCRSLGYQTFNEFKTALVPELLRSGKSFIKEIDNSSKSQNITQTFSFNLKQQIDFTIDNLEINSLKQIADQIIKSKRMVIVGIGGAAGVGYIFNDSLSVLGIYSNFLSDRSIIQSIIPTLNSNDLVFAISHSGETDEIVSALKAAHEYGTVTIALTNFLSSPLTNYANYILYTSVPDNLLGSFSCQSRISQLALLELVLIEIKNKLASKKKN; this is encoded by the coding sequence ATGAACAGCCCATTAAACTTGATTAATAAGCGTTTTAATAATTTGAGCAAAAGTGAAAAAACTGTTGCTGAGTTTGTGCAAAAACATATTGATGAGGTTGTTCTTTTAACAACTCAAGGTATCGCCTCACGTTGTAAAACAAGTGATGCTACTGTAATTAGATTTTGCAGATCACTTGGTTATCAAACATTTAATGAATTTAAAACTGCTTTAGTTCCGGAATTACTTAGAAGTGGAAAGAGTTTTATTAAAGAAATTGATAATAGCTCAAAATCGCAGAATATTACACAGACTTTTTCATTCAATTTAAAGCAACAAATCGATTTTACAATAGACAATCTTGAAATAAATTCTCTAAAACAAATTGCTGATCAAATAATAAAATCAAAACGAATGGTGATTGTTGGAATTGGTGGAGCCGCAGGCGTGGGATATATTTTCAACGATTCTTTAAGTGTTTTAGGAATTTATAGTAATTTTTTAAGTGACCGTTCGATTATTCAAAGCATTATTCCAACTTTAAATAGTAATGATTTGGTATTTGCAATTTCTCATTCCGGAGAAACTGATGAAATTGTTTCTGCATTAAAAGCTGCACACGAATATGGAACAGTAACAATTGCACTTACAAATTTTCTTTCTTCTCCACTTACTAATTATGCAAATTATATTCTTTACACAAGTGTTCCGGATAATCTTTTAGGAAGCTTTTCATGTCAGTCAAGAATATCACAATTAGCTCTTTTGGAGTTGGTCTTAATTGAAATTAAAAATAAACTTGCGAGCAAAAAGAAAAATTGA
- a CDS encoding metallophosphoesterase produces the protein MKQFFKINHLFLTAFFVSSSIFSQNVMQNDIVSNLVGLWEFNNSSNLTEATIGNNLVLKGNCVAVDGPTDSSGAVRIGIGSYFTSTHGILPNGGGNLVNDYTIVMDVKIPMTGKWYALYQTDISNLNDGDWFINPSGNIGIGEIGYTPKAILPNEWYRIAVSVSNGNHCTYYIDGKKSLNGNIGTLDGRFSLSSKVLFFADENAEDNIFDIAEIQLYSTDLSENEVSELGGYQHNITNSSIKTFPYLQSPTLNSIYICWSFPGNNALVEYGLTSSLGNSVIPEKIPISDENIFFNWYSAKLENLIPSTIYYYKVKTDSAESEIYKFKTQPDFNDSTSRIRLALYSDNQTNFAKFTEINDSLKSKINSLYGQNIEENLNLVFDSGDIVGNGWSLQQYLQEYLNPHHKISTSVPYMVSIGNHEEDSPYFYDIMKYEDFGGPQGEKYYSFRIGKVLIVALNSNTGYRNDTQINWLNTVLSNAQIDNSIDWIFAFNHHPGQSEIWPDGNTAYVQDKIIPTLSKYSKVDLLTYGHSHNYERGAVSDCNLRLMCIGGAGGALDRWGMYNNQQDYLEIQKAFDHHCYAILDIDVANKSYEITTYSIGNPDNPLDNVVIDKFSRNKFDETPPQEPIIISPSEDDIISNTFLLTSSEYYGTYEIMSSQFQITNNKGNYDSPILDVMRNYENIYGEPKAPNYLPNDLNENIDLTSLEVSDLNYKGDIWVRVRYRDKNLQWSSWSQEHDLVVDKVNEVKKNELVKIDQYQLYNNFPNPFNPTTKIQFDIKETGIVQLNIYNNLGEFIKEIYKGNLSPGRYSYNFDATELSSGIYYYRLITNKFSDIKKMMVLK, from the coding sequence ATGAAGCAATTTTTCAAAATAAATCATCTATTTTTAACTGCTTTTTTTGTTAGCAGCTCAATATTTTCACAAAATGTAATGCAAAATGATATTGTTTCAAATTTGGTTGGTTTATGGGAATTTAATAATTCTTCCAATTTAACTGAAGCAACTATTGGTAATAATTTGGTTCTTAAAGGAAACTGCGTTGCTGTGGATGGGCCGACAGATTCTTCCGGTGCAGTTAGAATTGGTATTGGCAGTTATTTCACTTCAACTCATGGAATCTTACCCAATGGTGGTGGAAACTTAGTTAATGATTATACAATTGTCATGGATGTTAAAATTCCGATGACGGGAAAATGGTATGCGTTATATCAAACAGATATTTCAAATTTAAATGATGGTGATTGGTTTATAAATCCAAGTGGAAATATTGGAATTGGAGAAATTGGTTATACTCCCAAAGCAATTTTACCAAATGAATGGTACCGAATTGCAGTAAGTGTTTCAAATGGAAATCATTGTACTTATTATATTGATGGAAAAAAATCATTAAATGGTAATATTGGTACTTTGGACGGAAGATTTTCACTAAGTTCAAAAGTTTTATTTTTTGCAGATGAAAATGCTGAAGATAATATTTTTGATATTGCTGAAATTCAATTATATTCTACTGATTTATCTGAAAATGAAGTCAGTGAACTTGGTGGATACCAGCATAATATTACTAATTCTTCGATTAAAACTTTTCCATATTTGCAATCACCAACTCTAAATTCAATTTATATTTGTTGGTCTTTTCCGGGGAATAATGCTTTAGTTGAGTATGGACTAACTTCAAGTTTAGGAAATTCCGTGATTCCGGAGAAAATTCCGATTTCCGATGAAAACATATTCTTTAATTGGTATTCGGCAAAACTTGAAAATTTAATTCCAAGTACAATATACTATTACAAAGTAAAAACGGATAGCGCAGAATCGGAAATTTACAAATTTAAAACTCAACCAGATTTTAATGATTCTACTTCTAGAATTCGTTTGGCATTATACAGTGATAACCAAACTAATTTTGCAAAGTTCACAGAAATAAATGATTCGTTGAAAAGTAAAATAAATTCATTGTATGGCCAAAATATTGAAGAAAATTTAAATCTTGTTTTTGATTCGGGAGATATTGTTGGAAATGGATGGTCTTTGCAGCAATATTTACAAGAATATTTAAATCCGCATCATAAAATATCAACATCTGTTCCATATATGGTAAGTATAGGAAATCATGAAGAAGATTCTCCGTACTTTTATGATATTATGAAATATGAAGATTTTGGGGGACCTCAAGGAGAAAAATATTATTCATTTAGAATTGGAAAGGTTTTAATTGTTGCACTCAATAGCAATACTGGTTATAGAAATGATACACAGATAAATTGGCTAAATACTGTGTTATCAAATGCTCAAATCGATAATTCAATTGATTGGATTTTTGCATTTAATCATCATCCCGGACAAAGTGAAATTTGGCCAGATGGAAATACTGCTTATGTTCAAGATAAAATAATTCCTACTCTAAGTAAATATTCAAAAGTTGATTTGCTTACTTACGGACATTCCCACAATTATGAACGTGGTGCAGTTTCTGATTGTAATTTACGCTTAATGTGTATTGGCGGCGCTGGAGGTGCTTTAGATAGGTGGGGAATGTATAATAATCAACAAGATTATTTAGAAATTCAAAAAGCTTTTGACCATCACTGTTATGCAATTCTTGATATTGATGTAGCAAATAAATCTTATGAAATCACAACATACAGCATTGGAAATCCGGATAATCCACTTGACAATGTTGTAATAGATAAATTTTCTAGAAATAAGTTTGATGAAACACCACCTCAAGAACCAATAATTATTTCACCATCTGAAGATGATATTATTTCAAATACGTTTTTGCTTACCTCATCTGAATATTATGGTACTTATGAAATAATGAGTTCACAGTTTCAGATTACAAACAACAAAGGGAATTATGATTCACCAATACTTGATGTAATGAGAAATTATGAAAATATTTATGGCGAACCAAAAGCTCCAAATTATTTGCCAAATGATCTAAATGAAAATATTGATTTAACAAGTTTGGAAGTTTCTGATCTAAATTATAAAGGTGATATTTGGGTTAGAGTAAGATATAGGGATAAGAATTTACAATGGTCTTCTTGGTCTCAAGAACATGATTTAGTTGTTGATAAAGTAAATGAAGTTAAGAAGAATGAATTAGTAAAAATTGATCAATACCAATTGTATAATAATTTCCCTAATCCATTTAATCCTACCACAAAAATTCAATTCGATATTAAAGAAACGGGAATTGTTCAGTTAAATATCTATAATAATTTAGGCGAATTTATAAAAGAAATATATAAAGGGAATTTATCTCCTGGACGATATAGCTATAATTTTGATGCAACGGAATTATCGAGTGGAATATACTATTACAGATTGATTACGAATAAATTTTCTGATATCAAAAAAATGATGGTCTTAAAATAA